A genomic window from Lycium barbarum isolate Lr01 chromosome 4, ASM1917538v2, whole genome shotgun sequence includes:
- the LOC132636164 gene encoding hydroxyproline O-galactosyltransferase HPGT3, which produces MESMLPTTSFSSKSERRSKSKSIQTSKPSLVMALISCFAWLYVAGRLWQDAENRVLLASLLKKNSEQRPKMLTVEDKLMVLGCKDLERRIVEVEMELTVAKSQGYLKNQLKQSGSSSGKQLLAVIGIYTGFGGRLRRNVIRGSWLPNVDALSKLEERGVVVRFVIGRSPNRGDSLDRNINEENQATKDFLILESHEEAQEELPKKAKYFFSSAIQTWDAEFYVKVDDNIDVDLDGLIELLQKRRGQDSSYIGCMKSGEVVSEEGRAWYEPEWWKFGDEKSYFRHAAGSVLVLSKNLAQYININSASLKSYAHEDISIGSWMMGLQTTYTDDSRLCCSTSGQDKVCSLA; this is translated from the exons ATGGAGAGCATGTTGCCAACGACGTCGTTTTCGTCAAAATCAGAAAGGAGATCAAAATCAAAGTCAATTCAAACATCTAAACCTTCATTAGTTATGGCATTAATATCCTGCTTCGCTTGGTTATATGTCGCTGGCAG GTTATGGCAAGATGCAGAGAATAGAGTGTTGTTAGCTAGTCTTTTGAAGAAGAATTCTGAGCag AGACCAAAGATGCTGACAGTGGAAGACAAGCTAATGGTTTTAGGATGCAA GGATCTGGAGAGGAGAatagttgaagttgaaatggaattAACAGTGGCTAAGAGTCAAGGTTACCTCAAGAATCAGTTGAAACAGAGTGGTTCATCTTCAGGCAAACAACTTCTGGCTGTTATAGGAATTTATACGGGATTTGGAGGTCGATTGAGGAGAAATGTGATCAGAGGGTCTTGGCTGCCAAATG TTGATGCTTTGTCAAAACTTGAAGAAAGAGGAGTGGTCGTGCGATTTGTAATTGGTCGGAG TCCCAACCGAGGTGATAGCTTGGACCGCAATATTAATGAGGAGAATCAAGCGACAAAAGATTTCTTGATTCTA GAAAGTCATGAGGAAGCTCAGGAGGAATTGCCCAAGAAAGCTAAATATTTCTTTAGTTCAGCAATACAAACTTGGGATGCAGAGTTTTATGTGAAAGTTGATGACAACATTGATGTTGACCTTG ATGGGTTGATTGAGCTCCTCCAAAAACGCCGTGGTCAAGATAGTTCTTACATTGGATGCATGAAATCAGGAGAAGTAGTTTCGGAAGA GGGAAGGGCATGGTACGAGCCAGAATGGTGGAAATTCGGAGATGAAAAGTC GTACTTCCGACATGCAGCTGGTTCAGTTCTGGTGCTTTCCAAAAATTTGGCTCAGTACATTAACATAAACAG TGCTTCATTGAAGAGTTATGCACATGAGGATATATCAATTGGATCATGGATGATGGGTCTTCAGACAACTTACACAGATGACAGCCGCCTATGTTGTAGCACCTCCGGCCAAG ACAAGGTGTGCTCATTGGCATGA